The genomic interval AATTTGACTCACAGAAAGATTATTTTGTAAGCAAAAAAGACTTATACGAAGTAGAGGCTAAAATATCTACAACTATATATATTGTTGGCTTAATACAGTTCTTAGCAATCGTTGCCTCAGTACATGCTATAGTTGGTTTTATGACAAAATAAATATTAACACCACTCTTTAGTATCACCCGAAACTGTTTGAAAACAAGATTCCAATTGTGTAGTATTTGATCAAAAACACTAAAATTTACAATCCATAAAGCACAGCTCTAGTTGTGCTTTTTTTACTATTTATAAATTCCAAAATAAAACGTCCCTTTCTATCTAGCCCAGATAGAAGTGGAAATGATGCCCGAAAAAACACTATTATTTTCTTGACCCAAAGAGCGACTGGAAGAAGCTCCTTTGGGGCAATAGAAAATAAAGCGTTTTGAGAAATCATTGGAACGAATAGCTGGATTGGCTACAAATAAAAAAGACAACCCTAATATTATATCAAAAAGTGTAATTTAGTAGCAAATTAGTCAACATGTTTCATTTGTTTAGAGAAAATATACGGATTGCGGTAGGTTCTATACGAACGCAAATTTTGAGAACGATTTTGACGGTGATTATTATCGCCATCGGAATTACGGCTTTGGTGGGGATTTTGACCGTGGTTTCGGCATTGGAAAACACAATTGCAACTGACTTTTCGTCGATGGGTGCCAATACTTTTTCGGTAAAACAATATGAAAACGACCTACGAAAACGCCGTGGGGAAACTCGAAAAATCATCAATCCCGTGATTTCGTATCCTGAAGCGGTTGCTTTTAAGAATAAATTCCATTTTCCGCTTACGGAAACCTCCTTGTCTTTTAGAGCAACCAATACGGCCGAAGTGAAATTTGAAACCGAGAAAACTGATCCCGAAATTACGATTATGGGTGTCGATGAATTTTTCTTGGTAAACTCTGGATTGGAAACGAGTTCGGGACGTAATTTTACCAATTTCGACATTAGCAATAATACGTATTCCTGTATTGTAGGTTCGGATTTTGAGAAAGGCTTATTGAAAGATGTGAATCCGATTGGGAAAACCATTTCTATTCGGGGTGCACGATTTAAAGTTGTGGGAGTCTTGAAAGAAAAGGGAGCGACCTTTGGCAACAACCAAGATTTACGGGTTTTGATTCCGATTCAGTTGGCGCGGTCGTTATTTACGGCTCCCAATATTAATTATACCGTGAGCATTTTGACGCAAAACAGCCAATTACTAGACCAAGCGATTGATCACGCTATCAGTACGATGCGTAACATTCGAAAATTGAGTCCCGTGAAGGAAAATAATTTTGGCGTGGTGCGCTCAGATGATTTGATCAATAAAATTCTCGGGATTACAAAATACTTAGGAATGGCTTCTTGGGGAATTGGGGTGATTACCATTCTAGGTTCTTCGATTGCTTTGATGAATATTATGATTGTTTCGGTAACGGAACGCACTCGAGAAATTGGGGTACGAAAAGCGTTGGGTGCTAAAAAATCAACTGTGGCGATTCAGTTTTTTATTGAAACTTTACTCATTGGTCAGCTCGGCGGAATCATCGGAATCATCCTCGGAATCTTAATTGGCTTCGGAATCGCAACGGCCATGAAATTCGATTTTGTTATTCCGTGGTTGGCGATTTTTGCGGCTTTTATGACGAGTTTTATTGTGGCTATTATTTCTGGGTTGTATCCTGCAATTAAGGCGGCTACGTTGGATCCTATTGAGGCATTGCGGTATGAATAGCTGCGTTTAACCACCAAGTACACTAAGAAAAAACGAAGTTCACAAAGTTCTTAAACCATATAAGAAATTTAAGAGCATATAAGCTTTTGTGTGTAATAGTCGGAACGTTAGAGTATAGAGTCACTTAGAGAGTCCCCATCAAGAAAACAAAAATTGGGTTTATGTCTACCTAAATATTACCATAAATCATTCGGTCATTCCCATAAATATCTTTTTTTAATTCGATGTTCTTGAAATCTAATTCTTTTAGCAATTCAATCATTTCTGGCCCGAGGTATTGATTGATTTCGAAAAATAATTGTCCGTTTGGAGCTAGATTTTTTTTAGCTAATTCGGCTATTTTTCGATAAAAAACTAGGGCATTATCATCGGCTACGAATAATGCCAAATGTGGCTCGTACTCCAAAACATTCTTTTTGATTTCTTCTTTTTCTAAATTTCGAACATAAGGGGGATTGGAAACAATGATGTCAAATTCTTGTTCTAAATCGAATGTTTCTAATATGTTTTTTTCTAAAAAAGTAACCGATACTTGATTGTTCTCGGCATTCTTTTTGGCCGTTTCCAAAGCTTCTGGAGATACATCAATCGCAAAAACGGCAGCGTTCGGAATATTGTTGGCCAATGAAATCGCAATGCAACCCGAACCCGTACCTATATCCAAAATCTTGATTCTTGAAGTTTGACTTTTGATTATTATTTCTTGACCTTTGATTTTTGACTCTTGACTTTGAACAATCCATTCTACCAACTCTTCAGTCTCTGGTCTTGGAATCAACACATTTTCATTTACTAAAAACTCTAGTCCAAAAAAACTAGTACTTCCTAAAAGATATTGAACTGGAATTTCGAGTTCCAATTGCTTTGATAATTCGTCCCAAATTACTATTTCATTTTCAGAAAATACCAAATCAGGATTTAAGGCCAAATCTACACGTTTCAATTGCCTTTTATTTTCTAAAATCAAATAGAAAAAGCTCTCTGCTTCGTCTTCTCCATAAAGCGGACTTAATTTTTGAATGAATTGGTCACGGTATTGTCTAATGTTCATGGTTTTGAATCTGAAATTGGTATTGAAAGGCATCACAAAAGTAACAATAGTTCTACGCAAATTCCATTTTTATCTTTAAAACTAAAAACCAAAATAGTATTTTTGCTATATGAACACCAATGAAAAATACATACAGCGTTGCATTGACCTCGCCCAAAACGGATTGGGTACTACTTATCCAAATCCAATGGTAGGAAGTGTCATCGTTTGCAATAACCAAATCATTGGCGAAGGTTGGCACAAAAAAGCTGGCGAAGGTCATGCCGAAGTCAATGCTGTGGCTTCTGTAAAAGACAAATCGTTACTCTCGCAAGCAACAATTTATGTCAGTTTGGAACCATGTAGCCATTTCGGAAAAACACCGCCTTGTTGTGATTTGATTATTGCCAATAAAATTCCGAATGTCGTGATTGGTACTGTAGACCCCAATTCACAAGTTGCAGGATCAGGAATTAAACGATTAATTGAAGCCGGAATTAACGTAACCGTTGGTGTTCTAGAAACAGAATGCAACGAACTCAACAAACGTTTTTTTACTTTTCATCAAAAAAAGCGCCCTTACATTATATTAAAGTGGGCAGAAACTCAAGACGGTTTTATAGCTCCACTGGAACGTGATGAACAAAAACCGGTCTGGATTACCTCCAACCGTTCTAGACAATTAGTACATAAATGGCGAACGGAAGAACAAGCAATTCTAGTAGGAACACAAACCGCTATTGATGATAACCCAAAACTAGATGCTAGGGATTGGAAAGGCAATAACCCGATTCGAATAGTTTTGGACCGTAAAAACAGAATTCCAAATGATCATAATTTATTAGATAATAGTATTAAAACTATTGTAATTTGCGATTCGGACACCAAACAAAACACAGAAAATTGTATCTTTGAGAGGATTGATTTCGAAAAAGAAATAACAACACAAATCATTGCCGTTTTGTATCGCAATCAAATCCAGTCGGTAATTATTGAAGGAGGACGACAAACAATTCAATCTTTTATTGATAATAATCTTTGGGACGAAGCTTTGGTTTTCAAAGGTCAAAGTACATTTACAAAAGGCATAACTGCACCTAGATTAAATAAACATACACTACTTGATCGAAAAAACATTGGTCAAGACGAACTTAAAACATATAAAAACCATGATTGAGTCCATAATTTTTGATTTTGGTGATATT from Flavobacterium ovatum carries:
- a CDS encoding ABC transporter permease, which translates into the protein MFHLFRENIRIAVGSIRTQILRTILTVIIIAIGITALVGILTVVSALENTIATDFSSMGANTFSVKQYENDLRKRRGETRKIINPVISYPEAVAFKNKFHFPLTETSLSFRATNTAEVKFETEKTDPEITIMGVDEFFLVNSGLETSSGRNFTNFDISNNTYSCIVGSDFEKGLLKDVNPIGKTISIRGARFKVVGVLKEKGATFGNNQDLRVLIPIQLARSLFTAPNINYTVSILTQNSQLLDQAIDHAISTMRNIRKLSPVKENNFGVVRSDDLINKILGITKYLGMASWGIGVITILGSSIALMNIMIVSVTERTREIGVRKALGAKKSTVAIQFFIETLLIGQLGGIIGIILGILIGFGIATAMKFDFVIPWLAIFAAFMTSFIVAIISGLYPAIKAATLDPIEALRYE
- the ribD gene encoding bifunctional diaminohydroxyphosphoribosylaminopyrimidine deaminase/5-amino-6-(5-phosphoribosylamino)uracil reductase RibD produces the protein MNTNEKYIQRCIDLAQNGLGTTYPNPMVGSVIVCNNQIIGEGWHKKAGEGHAEVNAVASVKDKSLLSQATIYVSLEPCSHFGKTPPCCDLIIANKIPNVVIGTVDPNSQVAGSGIKRLIEAGINVTVGVLETECNELNKRFFTFHQKKRPYIILKWAETQDGFIAPLERDEQKPVWITSNRSRQLVHKWRTEEQAILVGTQTAIDDNPKLDARDWKGNNPIRIVLDRKNRIPNDHNLLDNSIKTIVICDSDTKQNTENCIFERIDFEKEITTQIIAVLYRNQIQSVIIEGGRQTIQSFIDNNLWDEALVFKGQSTFTKGITAPRLNKHTLLDRKNIGQDELKTYKNHD
- the prmC gene encoding peptide chain release factor N(5)-glutamine methyltransferase, which encodes MNIRQYRDQFIQKLSPLYGEDEAESFFYLILENKRQLKRVDLALNPDLVFSENEIVIWDELSKQLELEIPVQYLLGSTSFFGLEFLVNENVLIPRPETEELVEWIVQSQESKIKGQEIIIKSQTSRIKILDIGTGSGCIAISLANNIPNAAVFAIDVSPEALETAKKNAENNQVSVTFLEKNILETFDLEQEFDIIVSNPPYVRNLEKEEIKKNVLEYEPHLALFVADDNALVFYRKIAELAKKNLAPNGQLFFEINQYLGPEMIELLKELDFKNIELKKDIYGNDRMIYGNI